The genomic window GGACGATATTAAGGTCGCCCTTGTAATAATTTACTCCTGTTTTGGCTGAAATTTCCTCAACCATGTTGGATATATTTTTTGCGCAATAATATTCCTGTTTAAGTAGCCAGCCACCATTTCCACTATAAAATGATTTTCCGTTATTTGTGCCATATAAATTATACTCATATACAGCGACCTTTTCATCTGGTTTTATCAAATCTCCAATTAAACGAATTTTATCGTCCATGCGTTCCGACAGCATTCCAACACTACTATACTTAGGAAGCTGAGCATCATCGACACTTTTTAAAATACTAACGCCCAGAAGGGCTATAAAACAAATAATGAATACGATAAATAGAAGTCTATGCCACCAACGACCTTTTAAATTCAAATCGGTTCGAAAAAAATTGTTTTTCATAAGAGTAAAAAATTATAATTATTTCACATAACGTTTCCGAATATCTGAAGTTGCGCCCGCATTTATTGGCAAAAACTTTCAATATTCTCTTATCTTGATTATATCACCAAACTTTGCTTTATCATAGCGCAATTTGGGTGGAACAGAAAAGAAAATCACAAATATTTTCCTTATTATAAGCCCTTTTTTGAAATTTTTTTAATCTACTATTGACATATTATCTATTTTCTGCTATGATAGTATGATGCTAAATTTTTGCATACAATAAACCTAAACAAGGGAGGTTCTTTCAATGAAAAATAGTCAACCCGTCGTATTGCTTACAGTCACAAAGGAAATGCAGGCCAAATGCCCATTCCCAGAGGAAATGAATTGTCTGGAGTGCCTCAGTCGAGCATGCAATTCAGACTCAACCGAAGACGGCGACATGAGCTGGATGACCGAAATGGCCAACGAGATAGATGAAGAACGGGACAAGGCTCAGTAAAAAAATTTCAAAAAAGGGCATTCTAATTATCAAATATTTGTGATTTTCTTTAAGGTCGTTGATATTATTCGCGACCTTTTTTCTTTGCCAAAAATCATTTCTACCGCACTAAATTATTTGGGCTATTTCATATAACGTTAGGGATATGAGAAGTCGTGCGTAGCACGATTTGGGTGAAGAAGTCTGCAAGACTTCGTAACCTCATATCCCTTGTTATATTCCCCGAAGGGCTGAAATTTAGTGCAACGTTCCGAAGGAAAATTTCAGAGTATTTTTCTGGGGCGTTAATCATTATTGCTTGGAATTTTCTTAAACACAAAATAAATCCATTTATTATTCTCGATTTGTGTAAATTGAGTTTTCAGTTTTTCATAAGCAGAGCTAAGAATTTGTTCTTGATTTTCTTTTGATACATTTTCAAAAAAAGTTGCAGTTGCTGGAATCTTGAAAAAATTGAAGAAGTCATCTAATTTTCTTGGCCCAATATTTAAGGTTTCAGTCTTTTCAAGAATATATCCTGCGTAAGAAAATAACTCTTCAATTTTTTCTTTACCAATTTTTGGCTTAAGTTTGTTGCTGGGCTTATAACCTCTTTTCTTCATTTCAGAAAAAATCGTATCAATTAAGAGTTTCTGATTTGGTTCCGGTTTTCCAAAATCAAAGAATTGTTGATTTAGATTGAAAATAATCTTTCCGTTATCTTTAAGAATATTGGATATCGCATGAAGAACTTGATTTTGATTTTGGAATTGCCAAAAGGCAGAATTGCAAATAACCACATCCACTTTTTCTGAAATGAATTTATCTAAATCTTGAGCATCAGCAACAATAAAAGCAACTTTTTTTGATTGAACAAATTCTTTAGCGACATTAATCATGTCTTCTGAAAAATCAATTGCATAAATTTTTTCAACATCAGGACAATTTTTCAAAACTTCTTTCGTAGTCAAACCAGTTCCACAAGCAAGATCAACGACTATTTGATTGGGCATAATATCTGCAATTTGAACAAGCTTTTCGTTGGTCTGCTTGTATTGTGGAAAGTTTAAGGCATATTCTTGATATTGCTTTCCACTTTTGTTCCAAAGTTTTGAAAAATTAATCATAAGAATAATAAATGGTGTAAAGTTAATAAATGTAGTGGAAAATTCCAAGCACTATCTTTTCTCTTAGCCCCAGAAAAATATTGAATATAACTCGTTATTATACGAATTGTTTTGCGTAAATTATTTAATATATTGTATATTATACGAAATTTTTATAAATTATTATTATATAAAAACTACATTAATTTTAATATTTTTCAAAAGATTATACAAACTGAACTTAATAAACTCGAGCGAGAACTAAAAATCAAAAACTACAGTTCAAAAACTATAAAAAGTTACCTTTACGGTTTGCGAGAATACTTTTCCTTCAAATTTAATAATTACCCCGAGCTTGACCAAGAAGATATTAAAAATTTTTTGCTCCACTGCGAATATAATAAAATCTCACCTCAAAGCAGAAATTTATTTTTAAATGCAATCAAGTTTTATTATCGAAATATTGCAAAAAATATACAGAAAATTGAAATTCAATCTGCAAAAAAAACCAAAGGGATTACCTATCGTTTTGTCACGAATTGAAATAAAAAAATCATTGTATCTTTGAAAAATCCAAAACATAAATTTCTTCATTCCCCAATAAAAAGATTACTATAACCTACAAAGAAGCGTTTTAGGATCCAACATTCTTCGATCATTGACGATTAAGCCATCGCGTAACTCCACAATACGATGGGTTGACTGAGCATATTCCAATTCATGAGTCACCATAATAATGGTTTGGCCTTTTTTATTTAAATCAATAAAAATATTCATAATTTCGCAGGCACGCTGAGTATCCAAATTAGCCGTTGGTTCATCAGCAAAAATTATCTTAGGATTATGCGCCACCGCTCTGGCAATACTAACACGTTGTTGTTCACCTCCCGAAAGCTGACTAGAAAAATTTTCAGCTTTATTTTCCAAACCCACTTGAATGAGTGATTCTTTGGCTATGGTATAAGCTTTATTTTTTCTCTCTCCACGCATAAGTAATGGCAAAGCAACATTTTCCAAAGCATTCAATTCTGGCAATAAAGCATATTCCTGAAAAACAAATCCGAAGTTATTCAGACGATAATTAACTGCCTTATCACTAGATAATAAAGTTATCTCTTCATTATCAATAAAAACTTTTCCTGAAGGAGTTTCATCTAATAAACTTAAAATATACAAGAGTGTACTCTTTCCCGCGCCTGACCTTCCCATGATGGAAACAAATTCACCACTCTCAACTTTTAAGTTAATCCCCTTTAGTACTTTCTGTTCAATTTCACCAGTGATGAAAGTTTTAATTATATTTTCTGCATTTAACATAAGCTATCTCCCTAAAATAGAATCCAAAGTATTTCTTCTTATAACAATCTGCGCAGGCAAAAATCCCGCTATCAAAGTAGCTATAAAAAGCAATCCTAATCGCCACAAGGTACCAGCAGTCGTAACCGCTAAAATACCATCACTGAATGGAAAATCAATCGGGTTTTTGTCAAAATAGGGCACCAAAAAACCATAAAGTATTACCAAACCAAGAGCTGATCCGATGGTGGCATAAAAAATAGATTGAAAAAGATATGAATAGCGTATAGTTCCCCCACTAACACCGATACCTTTCAAAATTCCTATAAATTTTTTGCGACTAATAGCATTGATAAAGATAACAATAAAGATAGTTATCGAAGCAACCACCAAACCAATAGTTCCAATAACATTTCCCAAAATAGTAAAGGTTGTAGAAAGATCTTTAAAAAATTTTCCTTGAGCTTCTTCCCATGTTTGCACTAAGACACTTTCGTCCATTTTACTATTTTGCAAGCTCTCCTTCACGAAAGATGATTCCACCTTTGGATTAATCGTGATAGCTATTTCACTGGCATCATTTTTATCTAAATTGGTCAGGTTTAGCATATGATTCTTATTCATGAATATGCGCTGACTCACATCGCCCACTTTTATTTTGATTATTCCCTTAACGATAACTTCATGAAAATTATTATCACCAACAGTCATCCTAAGCTTACTACCAATTTTCACATTTTTAATTGTATTTTGACTTAATGCATCAGAATATTGACTCAAAAGACTACTCCCAACCAATATTTTATTCGTGTCATTCTCTGATAAAAAATCACCTTCAACCAAAAAAGAGCTTAACTCAGTAACTTTATCCTCATTGGTGGGCGTGATACCAACCAGAACAGTTGAAGAAATATTTTTTGATTTATTCTCAGAAAGCTGTGTCTTATAGTCATTCTCGAGAGAGACTGGAAAAAGATAACGCGTACTAATATCAAAAACTTCTGGCAATCCCCCAGCCATACTCACAATTTTATTAGTATCTCTTATAACCTTATATTCTGTTTTTGGCTTAACAAAAACATCCCCGGAATAATGGCTTCGGAAATCATTACTAGAACCAGCAATAAGTCCAATTAATATTCCGCTAATAACCACAAGATTAAGAAACGTGACCATCATCACCAATATGATTAAGGATGTAATCCAAAAATTAGACCGTTTGATTTGACGATAGGCCAGAAAAAAACCTACTTTTAACTCGACAATATTCATGTTTTTATTATAGCACGAGTTCTCACTTAGCACTTCCCCATACAAAAATATTCTTATTAAAAAAATCTCTTTCTATTTTGCACGGGATGAGGGATTTTCGTTTCGTCCGTGTCGTCCGAAACGAACTCCTTCTTTGTCTTTACGTAGCATTAAACGCCCCCCTATTTGCGCTTATCAACACTCGAGGAGGATCATCATTCCTACCCCGTTCGATTCCCTTTCCAAAAGCAATATAAAAGAAAAGACGCCACAATGGCGTCTTTTCTTCTATTATCAGCACGGGATGAGGGAATCGAACCCCCAACCGCGGTTTTGGAGACCGCCATTATACCATTTAACTAATCCCGCAAAAAAAGAACTTCTTTACTGTATATGAAAATTCTTTTTTGTTCAAGAAAACACCCTCGACAAGAGGGTGATTTCTTTATTTGAGCTCTTTGTGAAGAATATTCTTGCGACAAAATTTGCAATACTTGGAAAGTTCCAATTTCTCTTTCAATTTCTTCTTGTTCCTTCTGGAATAATGAGTAATGTGCTCACATTCTGAGCAACGAAATTTTACTATTCGTTCTTTCAATTTAACGGCCATATGTTTTCTCTACATCAATAATTAATTGTGAGCCGTTGACCGGATTCGAACCGGTGACCTTCTCCTTACCATGGAGATGCTCTACCGACTGAGCTACAACGGCAAATGCTCGGTCAAAAACTCTTTTTTATTCAAAAATTCAAACTCTCTCTATCTTTTTCAGATAATAATGTACAAACTACTACATATTTCATTTTGAAATATGCTTTGTGGGCAGGGAGGGATTTTCGTGTCGTCCGGAAACGGACTCCTTTGTCCTCACGTAGCGTTAAACGCTCACACATTCGCGTTCATCGACATTCGAGGACTCACTCCTCCCCGTTCGAATCCTTTTTCTCCCTTCTTATTTCTCTCTAATGTACAAACTACTACATATTTCAAAATGAAATATGCTTTGTGGGCAGGGAGGGATTCGAACCCCCGTAGACCGAAGTCGACAGATTTACAGTCTGCTGCGATTGACCACTCCGCCACCTACCCAAGTCTTTTCTCTCTATAAAAACAAAAAACTCCCCTTTCTTCTATCATTTTTGAGCCACCTGTCGGACTCGGACCGACGACCCACGGTTTACAAAACCGTTGCTCTACCAACTGAGCTAAGGTGGCGGGAACATATTTTCCAAAACATTCCCTACCATATCAGAAACTTTTCTTTTTTGCAAAGAAATCTTACTTTTACCTTAATGTAAAAATTGATCATGCGCAAGGACTCTTTCTAATCTTCGTATCCGCACCTTAGTACCCCGATGCTGAGGATCTAATTTTATCACTTGTCTATAGCATTCCAAGGCATCTTCAAAATTTCTCTGATCAATATAAAAGTCTCCGAGAGATTCATAGGCGGATATATCACGAGGATTCAGCGCTATCCTTCCAATTAAAGCCTCTTCATAATCATTTTTCGAAAGTACACGTTTTTTGGAACTTGAAGGTTTCGTCATATCACTCACCATAGGACGAGAAACGATATCCTCTTCAGATTTTACAACGTCCATTGCTTCATCTTTCTTGCGATCAAGAAACATTTCCTTTTCTGACATCCCTTCTTTTACTTCCCTATTCAAATCTTTTGATTCTCCATAAAGTTCTTTCCGAGAAAAGACTTTTTTCATGCTATTGTCCGTCGTTTTCTGTTTCTTGAAAAATATATTCAAAAATACTTTAAAAACAAACTTCACACCTCGAAAAAGAATTGAAAAAAATGAAGTAATTTTTTTTTCAAATAAATCCAAAAATCCTCCACTCTTCCCAACTAATTGAGGTCCTAAACGACTCAATTTTTGAGAAACTGAACTAAAATTTCCAAAGGGTGCCCTACCTTGCAAAACCGTTTCCCTCTCAGTTTTTTTCTTTCTAAAAATTTTTATAAGAAAAAAAAGAGAAAGAAAGAAAATAATGGGCGGAATGATAAAATTCCAATAGGACATACGTTTTTGAAAAACCTCCTGTTATAACTCGTAACGAATAAAATCTCCAACTTGAATATTTTCTCCCATTCGAGAGATTTTTTCAGTTATTATTTGTTCGACCGTCATTTCGGGGTTTTTGATAAAAAATTGAGAAAGTAAAGCTCGCTCATTTCGAAACTTCTTTTCTTTTCCAAGAAGAATATTTTGAATAATCTCTTCTTTCTTTCCTTCATTCTTAAGTTGCTCTGTCCAAATCTCTCTTTCCTTAAGAACTTTTTCATT from Candidatus Moraniibacteriota bacterium includes these protein-coding regions:
- a CDS encoding ABC transporter ATP-binding protein is translated as MLNAENIIKTFITGEIEQKVLKGINLKVESGEFVSIMGRSGAGKSTLLYILSLLDETPSGKVFIDNEEITLLSSDKAVNYRLNNFGFVFQEYALLPELNALENVALPLLMRGERKNKAYTIAKESLIQVGLENKAENFSSQLSGGEQQRVSIARAVAHNPKIIFADEPTANLDTQRACEIMNIFIDLNKKGQTIIMVTHELEYAQSTHRIVELRDGLIVNDRRMLDPKTLLCRL
- a CDS encoding tetratricopeptide repeat protein, whose amino-acid sequence is MSYWNFIIPPIIFFLSLFFLIKIFRKKKTERETVLQGRAPFGNFSSVSQKLSRLGPQLVGKSGGFLDLFEKKITSFFSILFRGVKFVFKVFLNIFFKKQKTTDNSMKKVFSRKELYGESKDLNREVKEGMSEKEMFLDRKKDEAMDVVKSEEDIVSRPMVSDMTKPSSSKKRVLSKNDYEEALIGRIALNPRDISAYESLGDFYIDQRNFEDALECYRQVIKLDPQHRGTKVRIRRLERVLAHDQFLH
- a CDS encoding phage integrase N-terminal SAM-like domain-containing protein, whose translation is MRKLFNILYIIRNFYKLLLYKNYINFNIFQKIIQTELNKLERELKIKNYSSKTIKSYLYGLREYFSFKFNNYPELDQEDIKNFLLHCEYNKISPQSRNLFLNAIKFYYRNIAKNIQKIEIQSAKKTKGITYRFVTN
- a CDS encoding class I SAM-dependent methyltransferase; this encodes MINFSKLWNKSGKQYQEYALNFPQYKQTNEKLVQIADIMPNQIVVDLACGTGLTTKEVLKNCPDVEKIYAIDFSEDMINVAKEFVQSKKVAFIVADAQDLDKFISEKVDVVICNSAFWQFQNQNQVLHAISNILKDNGKIIFNLNQQFFDFGKPEPNQKLLIDTIFSEMKKRGYKPSNKLKPKIGKEKIEELFSYAGYILEKTETLNIGPRKLDDFFNFFKIPATATFFENVSKENQEQILSSAYEKLKTQFTQIENNKWIYFVFKKIPSNND
- the rpmG gene encoding 50S ribosomal protein L33; amino-acid sequence: MAVKLKERIVKFRCSECEHITHYSRRNKKKLKEKLELSKYCKFCRKNILHKELK